The nucleotide sequence AATGATCTCACGGGTCTGTAAAACTGCTACTGGCTGTGTAATAGGACCTAATTCACTGGTTGTCATAGGAAGAGGTATGTAAGGCTCATTACACTGTCTTTAAACAGTTTCAGCTGGGATACGCGAAAAAACTGGGTGTATTCTTTCCTCTGCAAGATGTTGGAGCTTGTATTCTACCATCCCAATCTTGGCAATAATTGGAAATGGTTGCAATTTAACTAATACCCTATCACCAACCTGCAGTTGTACATCCTGTCTTTGAGTCCTCATGACCTGTTGGGTGCGGGTTAAGTTATGTCTGACCCGATTCAATAAAACATCTCTGTCTTGTTAAGTTAAAGGTTGGAACCGTTTTTAGAACATGTGTTAATCAGTGAAAAATGTTTAATTGTAAATCTTTAAAAGGCTTCTCTTTTTCTGTCAGCAGTAAATAGTAATAATGCAAATAGTAATGATGTAGGCGAATGGttgaaaaaaaacttgaatttgGTTATTCTGTGTTGGCTCACTAAGTGGAAACTGGTGAGTAACGATATGCTAGTTGATGGCCAATGCTTTTTGCTGATATAGATGTAGTAGTATGGTATTCTTTTCATTGCTCACAATCCATTAAGCTGGTTGAATGGTCAGCGTTATAGTGTTCTTGGATAGCTATTTTTCAAAGAATGCTTAGTAGATTAATCGTTTATCTTTCTTTGGAGTTAGGACCTCAGCGTTGTCAATCGCAGATCGCAAAAAATAGCAGTTTGTTTGAGTTCTGCTATGCAACAGTGCTATAGCAATGCTATAGCCGccatttgacaacattttgtactaaatagtgcATCGGGGAACAAtagcgatttgttcaaattctgccaTGCTATAGCATTGTAGCCACTATCTAACTACACTGATCAATCTCCATTCTGATTCGTTTTACGGTGGCTATAATATGGAGAGTGGGTGCTCTCTTGTACTTGATGTTTTTAACAGCTCCTCCTCCTATGAGGCATTTTCAACAGCAAGCATTCCAAATTAATCATGGAGATTTCGCATTGAGAGTATTGCTCCACTGACATATTTAACTTACCATAGACTGGAATTTAAAGTCCCAATGTCTTTTAGGACTTTGTATTTAAAGGATATCTTCATGGTTTCATACTTTAGTTGGTCAAATTTCAGTCTGAAATTAAAAGACTATGTTTACCATACATATTAGGCTATTAGCTGTCTCAAACCTTGAAAAGAATCCAGTTTTTGTTCTGGAGGTTGACTTTTATGCTGAAAATACTATAGTATAGAAAAATGCTCaatgtttcttgatacattttatATTCTTCAATATACCTAGATATAGGTTACATTTTATCTCCAGCTGATATCCATCAAAGAACTCAATATCTAAGATTTTTGAATTCTGCTATGGAATACTACTCTGTtcaaataaagataaatatcagtttaaaaatgttatttgtttatgtttcatGCACACCATCAATATTAAACCTATGCATACAGATCCAAAGGCCAGAGTTGGAAATTGGAACATTCAACAAGATGTAAAAGAATTCACTGGTAGGACTGTAGGAGGATAATAATGGTCACCAGAGTCTAAAAATTGTGTACGATCGTGCAGGCTGATCTTGCTGGTGCCTCTTCCAGTATTCCATCGTCAAATATCAGATTTTTGCCAAGTCTTGCAAAAGCAAAATGGACCTCAAATCATTCTACCAACCATTGGATATTGCGTTCTACGACACAGATAGAGAATGTAATCACAAATGATGAAGATCGGAGTATGTGGGAAGCATGTAGACAAGCTCTTTCTGCATTTAACTTCGACGATGAAGAAAAGGACAAGATTCTTGGAAAAGCATTTGGCCTTGTTCATTCTCCTTATTGGGGAGAAGATCGTGAGAAGGAAGTTCCCAAATTTGAGTCCGTAAATGGAACATTAGATTATCTAAGGAGTTTAAATCTTTCTGATGATGATTTGTCCAAGTTGCTTAAAAAATTTCCAGAAGTTCTTGGATGTAATTTAGAAGAAGAGTTGAAAGCTAATATAAAGATCCTGAAGGAGCAGTGGAGTATTGAAGGAAAATCTCTTAGGAACCTTCTCCTTCGAAATCCGAAAGTTTTGGGTTATAATATTGATTGTAAGGGAGATTGTATGGCACAATGCACTAGATGCTGGGTTCGATTCTAGTTGATCGGATGTAATGTATGTTTTTGTATTATAGTTGCCTGCAGCATAATATCATTGTTCATTTATTCACACTCCCCACCTTAAATAAAAGACAGAATTGCATGTGAAGAAAGGTTCTCACATTTTGGATGCCAAGTTGCAAGAAATAATTCATTCTCAAGTTAACGCGGTCGGCTTCGTAAGCATGCATATGGTTTCTAGATATTGATATGAATTGCTGAAGTTACTTGGACAATGGAATGGAGATACTCATAGTAAGGTttataattttacaaatcatgtttttttgCCAGAAAGAAAGTTTTATTACTCATGTCTCATGATATGTTTTACAGATATTATTTGTTCCTAAGTTGATACAAATTACAATAAGATCTATGAAGTGAATCTCACTTCCCTCAACCCATTGATGGTGTCAAAcaggattttttattttgattccaGCTTCCATGTGTCTCTGATATTATCAGGTTGTAGCATAgataaaatttgatatgttaTCTGGGTTCCAGCTTTCaaagtgatttatttttacttgATATGGTGAAATAAGACATCTTAACAGATGATAAAAAACATTGGTTAATGTATATCAACACATTCATGATTGTCTGTATATGAAGATATACCACAACAACTGAACCGTGTACCAGATATTTTCAACAAATTACTGATTCACGGATCTTAGATGGAAAACACTTTACATGCCTTATATACCAAACATTTCCCTAGCAGTATACGcaacttattaaaaataaaaaactataggTTGTACGCAACTCTATATTTATTTAACTTGCGAAAGTTTTTGGATGCATATTGCATGTCATTGTCAACACAAACAAGGTCCTTCCCTCTTTTAGCAGCAAAGTTTCTTAATGTCAAAAGCCTACTTATTTTAAGCATGGTAGCTAGTAGCTAGAATATGTCATGTAAAGTAGGTTATGTCAATTCTTTAATTGTACTTTTCTTAATGTTGTGCATGCCTATTAGAAACTAGCTTGGACTTTCATTTTTGTCTCCTAATATTCATTTTTGTCTCCTTAACCCAAATTGT is from Medicago truncatula cultivar Jemalong A17 chromosome 1, MtrunA17r5.0-ANR, whole genome shotgun sequence and encodes:
- the LOC25484965 gene encoding uncharacterized protein isoform X3, which encodes MECLNFASPSPSRRSGMVGKQLNSPLLATDSAAQFLCCKADLAGASSSIPSSNIRFLPSLAKAKWTSNHSTNHWILRSTTQIENVITNDEDRSMWEACRQALSAFNFDDEEKDKILGKAFGLVHSPYWGEDREKEVPKFESVNGTLDYLRSLNLSDDDLSKLLKKFPEVLGCNLEEELKANIKILKEQWSIEGKSLRNLLLRNPKVLGYNIDCKGDCMAQCTRCWVRF
- the LOC25484965 gene encoding uncharacterized protein isoform X1, whose product is MVYGVSQLRIAFTFSPLWFSMVGKQLNSPLLATDSAAQFLCCKADLAGASSSIPSSNIRFLPSLAKAKWTSNHSTNHWILRSTTQIENVITNDEDRSMWEACRQALSAFNFDDEEKDKILGKAFGLVHSPYWGEDREKEVPKFESVNGTLDYLRSLNLSDDDLSKLLKKFPEVLGCNLEEELKANIKILKEQWSIEGKSLRNLLLRNPKVLGYNIDCKGDCMAQCTRCWVRF
- the LOC25484965 gene encoding uncharacterized protein isoform X4, whose translation is MILSIDICGMVGKQLNSPLLATDSAAQFLCCKADLAGASSSIPSSNIRFLPSLAKAKWTSNHSTNHWILRSTTQIENVITNDEDRSMWEACRQALSAFNFDDEEKDKILGKAFGLVHSPYWGEDREKEVPKFESVNGTLDYLRSLNLSDDDLSKLLKKFPEVLGCNLEEELKANIKILKEQWSIEGKSLRNLLLRNPKVLGYNIDCKGDCMAQCTRCWVRF
- the LOC25484965 gene encoding uncharacterized protein isoform X2, which codes for MWLYLIPSTFSNYYQYQRMVGKQLNSPLLATDSAAQFLCCKADLAGASSSIPSSNIRFLPSLAKAKWTSNHSTNHWILRSTTQIENVITNDEDRSMWEACRQALSAFNFDDEEKDKILGKAFGLVHSPYWGEDREKEVPKFESVNGTLDYLRSLNLSDDDLSKLLKKFPEVLGCNLEEELKANIKILKEQWSIEGKSLRNLLLRNPKVLGYNIDCKGDCMAQCTRCWVRF